One segment of Clostridium botulinum DNA contains the following:
- a CDS encoding ligand-binding sensor domain-containing protein: protein MNILLKKIGALLVIILICNTLFTNYDNKVQASVVNFKNITIEDGLPQSSVETIFQDSKGYIWIGTHNGLSKYNGKKFKTYVYKEDSAESIANNIITTIKEDTKENLWVGTSNGLSKINLNTYEIKNYYQDEENGNLSNYNICDVLISKKGDVLVATADGLNLYNQYEDKFERILYNNKQILSNQVIYSLDEDEKGNLWIGTEYGLNKIDINKKEVIQLYNEENKIEKSIYKVYADNNGYVWVGTFGSGLLKISIDTNKITEYKADISKANSLQGGFIKDILRDSNGVIWICTDEGLAKYEEKNDKFITHLNKTYDKYSLIDNNTFSIMEDRTGFMWVGTYSGISTFDPNNNIRHYKKNPHEKNSLSSNFIQGIYEDDEELLWIGTDKDGVNILNTKNNFVNHLNTDNSNLISNKINFITGIGNDIWIATDGGLSKFDKNNKEVKSFTVNDGLSHNNIVSLFIDKENYLWIGTVNGINVLNTKTYEITNLTDIFKKNGVIDTYFYSIFQDSEGMYWIGSYIEGGLIKIDPKNNSMKIYKKDENNKNTLSSNSITSITEDKKDNLWIGTNYGINKFNKKSKKFTRYTEKNGLSNNTIYGILIDENNNPWVSTNYGISKLDINTNSFFNLNTSDGLQSNEFNGNSYLKNNKGEFIFGGINGINIFNSKEISQETHYESAIFDEFEVKGKQYNNINGLEFDWYENMIKARIFISDFRKGNNVKYYYKLSSVDNDWIISNENEFVYNNLKPGRHILRVKVMNDDGNISEENQVAFTIKPPLWKSSGAIFVYLIMIVLIIYLSITKMKNLDRMVEKRTKQLRDEMEKNRKLFDKVIDLERRKNNYFVNLSHELRTPLNVISSTEQLISELNKQDNGIEKEKLSYYMKIIKRNSNRLLKLINNIIDTNKIESGRYQINLKENDIVYLVEETSLSLKDYIENKGIHLIIDPEMEEKIIMCDSYEIERCIVNLVSNAAKFTPEGGEIKVTLKDLNNKVIITVKDTGIGIDPKYHKAVFDRFNQVIDANSESKGGSGLGLTITKHIIDLHKGKIYVNSDLGRGCEFVIILPSNIK, encoded by the coding sequence ATGAATATATTACTAAAAAAGATAGGGGCATTATTAGTAATAATATTAATATGCAATACTTTATTTACTAACTACGATAATAAGGTACAAGCATCTGTGGTTAATTTTAAAAATATTACAATAGAAGATGGGTTACCACAATCTTCTGTAGAAACAATTTTTCAAGATAGTAAGGGATACATATGGATAGGTACTCATAATGGACTGAGTAAATATAATGGAAAAAAATTCAAGACATATGTATATAAAGAGGATTCTGCAGAAAGCATAGCTAATAATATAATAACAACTATAAAAGAAGATACAAAAGAAAATTTATGGGTAGGAACTTCTAATGGATTAAGTAAAATCAATTTAAACACTTATGAAATAAAAAATTATTATCAAGATGAGGAGAATGGAAATTTATCAAATTATAATATTTGTGATGTATTGATAAGTAAAAAGGGAGATGTACTAGTAGCAACAGCCGATGGATTGAATTTATATAATCAATACGAAGATAAATTTGAAAGAATACTATACAATAATAAACAAATTCTTAGTAATCAAGTAATCTATAGCTTAGATGAAGATGAAAAAGGAAATCTATGGATTGGAACTGAATACGGATTAAATAAGATTGATATAAATAAAAAAGAAGTAATACAATTATATAATGAAGAAAATAAAATAGAAAAGTCAATATATAAAGTATATGCAGACAATAATGGGTATGTTTGGGTTGGGACTTTTGGTTCGGGTTTATTAAAAATATCAATAGACACAAATAAAATAACAGAATATAAGGCTGATATATCAAAGGCGAATTCGTTACAAGGTGGATTTATAAAAGATATTTTAAGAGATAGCAATGGTGTGATTTGGATATGCACTGATGAGGGATTAGCTAAATATGAGGAAAAAAATGATAAGTTTATTACACACTTAAACAAGACATATGATAAATACAGTTTAATAGATAATAATACATTTTCAATAATGGAAGATAGGACAGGCTTTATGTGGGTTGGAACCTATTCAGGAATTAGTACTTTTGATCCTAATAATAATATTCGTCATTATAAAAAAAATCCACATGAAAAAAATTCATTAAGTAGTAATTTTATTCAAGGTATTTATGAAGATGATGAGGAACTACTTTGGATAGGAACAGATAAAGATGGGGTAAATATTTTAAATACTAAAAATAATTTTGTTAATCACTTAAATACTGATAATTCAAATTTAATTAGTAATAAAATAAATTTTATTACAGGTATAGGTAATGATATATGGATAGCTACTGATGGAGGACTAAGTAAATTTGATAAAAACAATAAAGAGGTAAAATCATTCACAGTAAATGATGGATTAAGTCATAATAATATAGTGAGCTTATTTATAGATAAAGAAAATTATTTATGGATAGGTACTGTTAATGGAATTAACGTTTTAAATACTAAAACTTATGAAATAACTAATTTAACGGATATTTTCAAAAAAAATGGTGTTATAGATACATACTTTTATTCAATATTTCAAGATTCAGAAGGGATGTATTGGATAGGATCATATATAGAAGGCGGATTAATAAAAATAGATCCTAAAAATAATTCTATGAAAATATATAAAAAAGATGAAAATAATAAGAACACTCTAAGTTCTAATTCTATCACGTCCATAACAGAAGATAAAAAAGATAATTTATGGATAGGTACCAATTATGGAATAAACAAGTTCAATAAGAAATCTAAAAAGTTTACAAGGTATACAGAAAAAAATGGATTGTCTAACAATACTATTTATGGAATTTTAATAGATGAAAATAATAATCCATGGGTAAGCACTAATTATGGCATTTCAAAACTTGATATAAATACTAATAGTTTTTTTAATTTAAATACTTCAGATGGATTACAAAGCAATGAGTTTAATGGTAATAGTTATTTAAAAAATAATAAGGGAGAGTTCATATTTGGTGGAATTAATGGAATAAATATATTTAATTCAAAAGAAATAAGTCAGGAAACTCATTATGAATCTGCTATATTTGATGAATTTGAAGTAAAAGGAAAACAATACAATAATATAAATGGATTAGAATTTGATTGGTATGAAAATATGATAAAAGCAAGAATATTTATTTCGGATTTCAGAAAAGGGAACAATGTCAAATATTATTATAAATTATCAAGTGTTGATAATGACTGGATAATTAGTAATGAGAATGAATTTGTATACAATAATTTAAAACCAGGGAGACATATACTAAGAGTTAAAGTGATGAATGATGATGGAAATATAAGTGAAGAAAACCAAGTTGCGTTTACAATAAAACCACCTTTATGGAAAAGTTCAGGAGCTATATTTGTTTACTTGATTATGATTGTTTTAATAATATATTTGAGTATTACTAAAATGAAAAATTTAGATAGAATGGTTGAGAAAAGAACAAAACAACTAAGAGATGAGATGGAAAAAAACAGGAAGTTATTTGATAAAGTAATAGACTTAGAAAGAAGAAAAAATAATTATTTTGTAAATTTATCACATGAATTAAGAACTCCTTTAAATGTTATTTCATCCACTGAACAACTTATTTCAGAATTAAATAAACAAGATAATGGAATAGAAAAAGAAAAATTGAGTTATTACATGAAGATAATAAAAAGAAATTCAAATAGATTATTAAAGTTAATAAATAATATAATAGATACAAATAAAATTGAAAGTGGAAGATATCAAATAAATTTGAAGGAAAATGATATAGTATATTTAGTTGAAGAAACCTCTTTGAGTTTAAAAGATTATATTGAAAATAAAGGAATACACTTAATAATAGATCCAGAAATGGAAGAAAAGATTATAATGTGTGATAGTTATGAGATTGAAAGATGTATAGTAAATTTAGTAAGTAATGCGGCTAAATTTACTCCAGAAGGCGGAGAAATAAAAGTAACATTAAAAGATTTAAATAACAAAGTTATAATTACAGTTAAAGATACTGGCATTGGAATAGATCCTAAATATCATAAAGCAGTCTTTGATAGATTTAATCAAGTTATAGATGCAAATTCGGAATCAAAAGGTGGAAGTGGATTAGGATTAACTATAACTAAACATATTATAGATTTACATAAGGGAAAAATATATGTTAATAGTGATCTTGGAAGAGGATGTGAATTTGTTATAATATTACCAAGTAATATAAAGTAA
- the uvsE gene encoding UV DNA damage repair endonuclease UvsE yields MKVRLGYVSIAMNLGKKVTSSSTVTFKNYSKITEQEKKNEKLKSVTLSNLNDLIKILKYNIENNIHFYRITSALIPLVTHPEVGYWGHRELFKKDFKYIGGIIKESNMRVDTHPDEFNVINSINPQVVENTKLNLIRQAEWFEDFDYKEGKMVIHLGGATGGKEEGIKRFIKNFKEFPKEITSRLIIENDDKTYTAREILNVCEELEVPMVLDVHHHNCNNSGENIMELIEDIFNTWNEESLPPKIHFSTPRENEKDRKHSDFINSSDFVDFIEKTKVIDRDFDVMLECKQKDLALFKLVEEIKKIKPNYKWIDQSTFEV; encoded by the coding sequence ATGAAAGTAAGATTAGGATATGTTTCAATTGCAATGAATTTGGGAAAAAAAGTTACTAGTTCTAGTACAGTAACTTTTAAAAATTATAGCAAAATAACAGAACAAGAAAAGAAGAATGAAAAATTAAAATCGGTTACGTTATCTAACTTAAATGACTTAATAAAAATACTTAAATATAATATAGAAAATAATATACATTTCTATAGAATAACATCGGCTTTGATTCCTTTAGTTACTCATCCAGAAGTTGGGTATTGGGGGCATCGAGAACTATTTAAAAAAGACTTTAAATATATAGGTGGAATTATAAAAGAATCTAATATGAGAGTAGATACTCATCCAGATGAATTTAACGTTATAAATAGTATAAATCCTCAAGTTGTTGAAAATACAAAACTAAATTTAATACGCCAAGCAGAATGGTTTGAAGATTTTGATTATAAAGAAGGAAAAATGGTAATACATCTTGGCGGAGCAACAGGTGGAAAAGAAGAAGGAATTAAAAGATTTATTAAAAATTTTAAAGAGTTTCCTAAAGAGATAACATCAAGATTAATTATAGAAAATGATGATAAAACTTATACTGCAAGAGAAATTTTAAATGTATGTGAGGAATTAGAAGTACCTATGGTATTAGATGTTCATCATCATAATTGTAATAATTCTGGAGAAAACATAATGGAGTTAATTGAAGATATTTTTAATACTTGGAATGAAGAATCATTACCACCCAAAATCCATTTTTCTACCCCTAGGGAAAATGAAAAAGATAGAAAACATTCAGATTTTATAAATTCAAGTGATTTTGTTGATTTTATAGAAAAAACGAAAGTAATAGATAGAGATTTTGATGTTATGCTTGAATGTAAGCAAAAAGATTTAGCGTTATTTAAATTAGTAGAAGAAATAAAAAAAATTAAACCTAATTATAAGTGGATTGATCAAAGCACTTTTGAGGTTTAA
- a CDS encoding DUF11 domain-containing protein has protein sequence MQIVNQARVNFEYKKSHSSPIVIETALSNRVLTYIICPSLKIKKCVDKLSASIFDILTYECTIFNTGSSSIRKIIFRDLIPKGTKFIFNSMTLNGKKERCEFPYKGLYIEEINPGKCAIISFNVLIVPNCDIKEIKNYATISYDFVYNIEKPPIRVCIKTNKVNTNLKSNLLKQTEVRNVVKIPERCNAKINIYKIATKVELLNAKAINGLKNNKVLVLCKINYEISYKKCLINYKVTCSSGFSKLISVPEGIKYYDNDSLLKNIKLYLEDFNCILLSNNKLFIDSQVLIKIGC, from the coding sequence ATGCAGATTGTAAATCAAGCAAGAGTAAATTTTGAATATAAAAAATCGCATAGTTCTCCTATTGTTATTGAAACAGCACTCAGTAATAGAGTATTAACATACATTATATGTCCTAGTTTAAAGATAAAAAAATGTGTTGATAAGTTAAGTGCATCCATATTTGATATATTAACATATGAATGTACTATTTTTAATACAGGAAGTTCATCCATTAGAAAAATAATTTTTAGAGATTTAATACCTAAAGGTACAAAGTTTATATTTAATTCTATGACATTAAATGGGAAAAAAGAAAGGTGCGAATTTCCATACAAAGGATTATATATAGAAGAGATAAATCCAGGAAAGTGTGCAATTATAAGTTTTAATGTGCTAATAGTTCCTAATTGTGATATAAAAGAGATAAAAAATTATGCAACTATAAGTTATGATTTTGTTTATAATATTGAAAAACCTCCAATTAGAGTTTGTATAAAAACAAATAAAGTAAATACTAATTTAAAGAGTAATTTATTAAAACAAACAGAAGTGAGAAATGTAGTGAAAATTCCTGAAAGATGTAATGCTAAAATTAATATTTATAAAATAGCAACAAAGGTTGAATTATTAAATGCAAAAGCAATTAATGGACTAAAAAACAATAAAGTATTAGTTTTGTGTAAAATTAATTATGAGATTAGTTATAAAAAATGTTTAATAAACTATAAAGTAACTTGTAGTAGTGGATTTTCTAAATTGATTTCCGTTCCAGAAGGAATTAAGTATTACGATAATGATTCATTATTAAAAAATATAAAACTATATTTGGAAGATTTTAATTGTATTTTATTAAGCAATAATAAGTTATTTATAGATTCGCAAGTATTAATTAAAATAGGCTGTTAG
- a CDS encoding SPOCS domain-containing protein yields the protein MKKIYLKKLNCCAMESTEKERYFKELNICENFNSCFMKSDIKSKNVKLKINCAKIINTIEGESLEGQYLSGKKLIIIGKVCTELFIANVNNNYPNCYYIEREIPFSTFIIIPRDVCDKEDIHLEYFIEDISIINVTRKKILLSVTFLIEFKEDFLDDNN from the coding sequence ATGAAAAAGATTTATTTAAAAAAATTAAACTGTTGTGCAATGGAGAGTACAGAAAAAGAAAGATATTTTAAAGAACTAAATATTTGTGAAAATTTTAATTCGTGTTTTATGAAAAGTGATATTAAGTCAAAAAATGTAAAGCTAAAAATTAACTGTGCTAAAATAATAAATACTATAGAGGGGGAATCATTAGAAGGGCAATATTTGAGTGGAAAAAAATTGATTATTATAGGAAAAGTTTGTACTGAACTTTTTATAGCAAATGTTAATAACAATTATCCTAATTGTTATTATATAGAAAGAGAAATACCGTTTAGTACATTCATTATTATTCCAAGAGATGTGTGTGATAAAGAAGATATTCATTTAGAATATTTTATAGAAGATATTAGTATTATAAATGTCACAAGAAAAAAAATACTATTAAGTGTGACATTTTTAATAGAGTTTAAAGAAGATTTTTTAGATGATAATAATTAA